The Microbacterium phyllosphaerae region GACGCGAGCGAGGATGCCTCCGAGAAGACCCCGACCTCGTCGACGACCCGCACCCGCTCCGCCGCCGCATCGATGCGCTGCGAGATGCCGCGGATCGGCTCCAGGGCCGCGACCTGCTGCTTGGCGACCAGCATGCGGGTTCGCGTGCTCTCGAGCTCGTCGAAGTGTGCGACCACGGCATCGGCGGTCGTCATGGTCTCGGGCTCCTCGAGCACGAGCTTCTTGTACAGATCGTCGACCGTCGTGATCTGTTGGCCGGCCTGGATGCGGGCGAGCAGACTGATCGCCTTCGCACCCGAACCGGCTGCGCCGATGCCGAGAACTGCGTGCAGGCGTGCTGAGAACTCCCGGTCGGTCGCCACCGGTTCGAGGCCCATCGAACGGGCCGCCGCGTCGCTGAGTCGATGCGTCGCCGCGTGTTCGAGACGCGAGAGGTCGAACGCGCCGTCGATCGTCGCCCGGAGCCGCGTCGTGTCGTCGAGGGTTCGGGCATCGGCAGGGATGTACCAGCCTCGGATCGCGGTGAATCGCGAACCGTCGTGGTCGAGCCAGGTCATGGAGACTGCGCTCCAGGTGTCCTCGCCGTCACCGCGCAGCACTCGGAGCTTCGTGCCCTCGTCCGTGCGCGACTCGTCGATCTTGCCGCGACCGTAGGAGAGGATGTTGCGCTGCTCCTCGCCGCGCGGGCGTCCGGTCACTCCGCCGTTGGATGCCCCGTTGAACGGCGTGGTGTGCGGCATCATCAGCGCGATGTAACCGTCCATCAGCGTCGATTTCCCCGAACCGGATCCCCCGCACAGCAGAGTCGCGTCCGGTGAGAACCGCACACGGTGCGGCCCGCCGTCGTAGCCGCCCCAGTTGATGAGCTGCAGTTCCTCGGCGACCCACTGCTGGCCGCGGGAGCTCGCGGGGATCATCCCGAAGAGCGTGTCCATCATCGTCATCGCGCCACCACCGCCTGGGCTCGCAGCCACTCCCGCAGCTCCTTGAGCGTCTCCGCACTCAGCACCACCTCGACGAGAGCGGTGATCCGATACCTTCCGCTCGTCTCCTCCTGCACGATGCCTTCTCGATCCAACCGGTCGAGCGCGCTGCGGATCGCCCGCTGCTGCTTCGCGGTGCCGCCGTCGACGTCCGCGAAGTAGCTGAGCACCGTCTGCTCGATGTCCTCGATGTCGATGCGCACCGATGCCTCCCCGGCGGCGGACTCCCGCTGATACACGGTTCGCAGATGCACGAGTACGAGGGTCTCCGCCCGGGAGTACGGGGCATCCTTCAGCAGCACGGGCATGTCGATCTCGTCGGAGCGGAGCTGCTGCTTGTAGGCGAATCCACGGGCGTGATCGATGACCAGTCGCAGATAGATGTCGTTGAGACGGGATTCGACCACATGCTGGTGGTCGAGCAGCAGCGCCCACTCACGGCGATTGCGCTCAGCCGAGATGAACCGACGCTGCAGCAGGTGCACTAGCACGCGTCGGATCTCGGGATCGAGAGTGCCGCGATCTCCCGGGAAGTGCTCCTCGAGATCCTGCTCCATCGCCGTCGGGGCGATGAACGGGTCGCTCACGCCGACCGCGGCGAGGTCTTCGTCAGTCATCTGCATCCTCTTTCGTGCTGCGGGCGATCACGGAACCGAAGGCGAAGCGGCGAGTCGTCCCGTCAGGGCGCAGCGCCTCGACGGTGGAGATCCCGTCGCCCTCTGTGAGGCCATTGCGGTGAGCGAGCTCGAGAAGCCCCAGCAGGTCGACGGGGCGCCGCGTGGCGTCGGGAATGTGTCGGAACGCCTCCGCGAGGTCGAACTCCTCATCGAGCCCTGCCACGTACTCCTCGAGTTCGGCGTAGCGCGGCCCGCCCCACGCGCGGGTGTCGTGATCGACGAAGTCGACGTCGTCGGCATCCGTGAGCGGCGCGGGCGCGCGCGGAGGACGGATGTCGCTCGTGGTCTGGCGCAGGTGCC contains the following coding sequences:
- a CDS encoding DUF4194 domain-containing protein, with product MTDEDLAAVGVSDPFIAPTAMEQDLEEHFPGDRGTLDPEIRRVLVHLLQRRFISAERNRREWALLLDHQHVVESRLNDIYLRLVIDHARGFAYKQQLRSDEIDMPVLLKDAPYSRAETLVLVHLRTVYQRESAAGEASVRIDIEDIEQTVLSYFADVDGGTAKQQRAIRSALDRLDREGIVQEETSGRYRITALVEVVLSAETLKELREWLRAQAVVAR